Below is a window of Rhipicephalus sanguineus isolate Rsan-2018 chromosome 9, BIME_Rsan_1.4, whole genome shotgun sequence DNA.
ATGCGCTTCAGGATGTTAATTCACTTTTTAGTAACATTCCGATGATTCTATAGGTACGAATGATTGACATATGAAACAAGTTTACACTGGCAAACTATGCTTTTAGAATATCCTTTCGTTCATGTGAATAGACAGCTTAGCTTTACCAAAAAAAAGGATGGTTTGCAATGCAATCTTTTCAGTAATTTTCACAGACTCGGGAAAGGTCCCGTTAGCAAAGCACTGTTAAAGGTATTTCATAACGGCGCTGTTATAATAGGAGCTGTTTTTATATCACCAATTCCTGTTGCAGAATCTCATTCTAAGCGTTTCCTCATATTCCGAGCCATTAATCTAAGGTAATATGCCGTTACTCTCCCAAGTGAGCAGCGTTACTCTGACGATTCGCTATTCATGACTGACAAACAAGCGTATTACTCGAGTATTTTTCTCAGCGTAGTTAATTCTTGCACCTGAATGACGTCGATTACGAACTTTATAGTCTGTAGTGAAAGGAAGCACAATTTCGACTTCTCTCTTCAAAGTGCTGTGTTACAGCTGACGTCAAGAATGCGGACCAAATGAACAAACATACAGTCTTGTTTGTTCCTTTTTTCCCTGATTTGTATTCGCGTTCACCATCATTCATGCATGCATAACGTGGCATCCAAACGTAATCTCTCCCTATAAGTGTCCTGcaatgttctctttttttttatttttcttgttttgaggCAGCACTCTTGGCGCGTCAAGAAACAGCTGCGAGGCAAGTGCCAAGCAGACAGAGTTCCTCACGAAGACATATAAGTAAGTCGAACATTTCACCAGAGAATCACGCACCGCAGACATACCGGTAATGAACACCAAGTGCGGCACGAGTAATAGGACAAcgcaagcttgaagagatgaaatgTCCTTGAACAGTAGACGTCGCTGGAGACAACGTTTCGACTAGCAGACttttttgatcatcatcatcatcatcatcatcctgtctacgcacactgcagggcaaaggcctctcccatgttccgccaatcaacccaatcctgtgctttctgctgccatgttatacctacaaacttcttaatctcatctacccacctaattttctgtctccccctcacgcgtttgccatctcttggaatccagtcagttacccttaatgaccaccggttatcctgccgacgtgctgcgtgcccgacccatatccatttcttcttcttgatttcaactatgatatccataacccccgtttgttccctgacccactctgctctcttcctgtctcttaaggttacacctatcattttcctttccatcgctcgctgcgtcgtcctcaatttaagttgaaccctctttgtaagtctccaggtttctgctccgtaggtaagtaccagtaagatgcagctgttatataccttcctcttgagggatagtggtagactaccattcatgatttgataatgcttgccgaatgagccccatcccatccttatttttctagttatttcactctcatggttcggctccgcggttactacctgtccgtAGTACACGTACtcctttgcaacttccagtgtctcgccacctatcgcaaagcgctgttctctgccaagattgttccacattactttagttttatgcatattaattttcagacctactcttctattttccgtatccagttcagtagaCTTTTTTTATACCAGTTGTCAAACGCGCACTTTCGAATGCGATCAGGGCCAATGCAGATCGGATTTCTCGATCGCGATGAACCATGTTTGCTGTTacacggtccaaactaatccgtatCGAGCTTGGGGCAGACATGAGTCAAatcgcgatcgtcttgatcccgatcgggcctgatcgcgactTGTAGAACTGACCGTGTAGcaacacctgatccggatcgagcctcaCTCAGAGCGAccctgatcgcgatcgaaagtgcctgtgtgacaccggtaAACGCTTACTCATGCGACTCCCCCTGCTCAAGGATATGCCACCTCGTTAGTGAACACGTATATCGTGAGACTAGAACGAGAATAATGTGGAAATACGTTCACCACCAGCTACGTCACACACGCAGGTAACAGAAGCATTAAAACAGCGGGTTTAGGTCCCACCCGGTCGGAATTGCAAGGCTCCTACTACATATTGTTACGCTCTACTTAGGCTCAAAAAGAAAACTGTGATTCATGAATCTGTTTATAGGATGAGCTTGTGCACAGAAAGGCATAAAGTGAACTCGTGCCTAGATATAAATCGCAGCTCGCAGGTCAAGCCTGCCCGCCATGGTATTCTCCACTTCTTAGCTCAATATCACGCGTTCAACTACGATCATAGCGGCACCATTTGATGAGGGTAGAGGTGGGCCACATTCAATAACGCTCATGTGCTTGGTTAGATCTGGGTCCGCGCTAAAGAACACTAGGTGTTCCAAAATAATTTTAATTACAGCCGAACAGCGTGCCCTATTATGAGATGGTCGTTTTGGCATATGTATGTGCCGACATTTATTTCAATTTAAAGatgtcatgaaccacttttccaagtattcACCGAATGACATCAGTATTGGAGTTTatagcctcacgaatcgattgccgcaaaaaatttctcgaatctgtgAAGAACAAGTGGACTAACAGGGGTTCTGTGGCGCGCTTTGAGcgctttccctcttctctcgtcccagcgagcgcgctgcaagtttatCAGGGAGGGATGGCGCGAGGGAAACAGGTTACCGTCAGCGCGCGTAATGACCTTGAGCGTGTGTGAtgaaacgcgaccgctctcgCTCCCGTTATTTTTGTCCGCGAGTATGACTCACTGTGTAATCACAGCAGACTACGGAACgctgcgccggcacgtggcggcacatcacgacaagaagcgcatctgatccaaacgccgcactTGATTTCTGTCGCCTATTGGCCAATAGCAAGCTACCGCTGTTCCACGTCAAGCAGCGGGCGCCGGCAGCTCCTAAGCGAATGAGGACGGGCCTCTCTATGAAAAGAGGGctcctgagaaaatggcaacttcgcgttcACCTTGTATGCTCGCCTTGCcatgcacgactgcaagatttggccaAGATGTTCGtaagtgtctgctatccgcaggatgtgtttcttTATCTAGcctgaggggtggttcatgatcCCTTTAACAGAAAGTAAAAGAGCAGGGAGGTGGAGGGGTCAAATGCGATCACCGTACAGCAAGCATCATTACACGACACAGAAGTGAAATAGCACACTGCGTAAAAAGAAATTGCAatataaaatgtttcttttttgccTTCGCGTCTTCGTTCACCAGGCGATGTGCGACACACCGGTGCAATACGAGGGACGTACAACGCCACGGCCTACCCCTGCGACACCTGTCGCTATCACTTCGACATTCGCCTAGATCGACGAGAGGTAAGACACGATAGTATacagaacaggggcgtagcgcgattgggggagaggggggggggggggggttagagccGTTTATGCATGTCTATGCGCATGCTTGTATGTGTTCGTGCATTCATGAATGTCCAAGAACATACTTTCCTCATTTCTAAGCCTCTCTACGTTTATGGGCCCGtattcagacacacacacacactcacacacagaaAAACCTACGCTAGAATCGTTCCCAATAGAAAATTGATATGCCCAGTGTAACCCTTATACTGCACATATCAATAGCGAAAGTGACCAGCCAATTTCTAAAAGCATTTGCGAGCGAGAATCTTTGTGAATTTCGCCGTTGAAACGAcaacaaacaaacgaaaacacCGGAAACGGGTGGTGAAAGTAGAGGTCAAGGAGGTTTTCTGTACTTTCGATGCCAGATATTAGCAATGACTACGTCATTTCGATGTCACAGcagtgtgtctttttttttcgcgtattcTGGGAAAGAAAGGAAATCATAAGTATCACCAGACAATACGGCAGTCGCTATCTGATCATGGTGGCGTTTTTACGAAGGTAGTGCAAACTATCTCTCGTCAAACAACAACTTTCGCGCCCTGCGTAGCGATGTCAGGAAAAAACGGTCCAACAGTTTTCTAATTACGTCGCCAAGTATCTGCCACACCctaataaaaccaacagacaatgaagctaaaaAACGGAACGTTACTCGTATGTGTTAACTGGTTGCAGTAGATATGACATAAGCGGAAAGGAAttaaaagtggatgaaaaatcagctTGCCGCAAGTGgcgaccgaacctacaaccttcggataacgtgtccgatgctctaatATTTGAGCTACAGGGGTGGTCGTATTCCCATTCattttattgggtatttatgttgTGTGTCTCCCACTACCCCCCTACCCCTTCTTAGTTTGTTTGCTTGCTGGCGTAGCGAAGTACACCTGACGATGCGTGAACGCCTTCACCACGATTGTCAGACAAGACATTGGGGCTTCTCGAGCAGCCATCATTTCTAACGATGCGCGCTAGAAGGAATGAGCGTACCATAAACGTCCGAACATCAGCGTTATATATTCGCCAATATATTCTATTTATCTTTCTACCCCTACTCTTCCTTTTTCTCCGCCGTAATGATTGAATTATCCTCGATTTCTATTTCACATTTATGCGTCGTTGAAACGCGAAGCCCATGCGAAACCTCAATAATTGTTTCTATGTGCCTGCATCCTCTACAGGTTAAGGCAACAGTGCTTTAACTGCCATTCttctttcattaatttttttccttcttgtgcGTAGCACTGTACCGACAACGCGCTCTTACTGCCAGCGTCCCGTCGACAGCGATGttcgagggggaaaaaaaaaagccgcactgCTCGCCTACACTGAGATGAAGAACGGCTTGTCGTTTATAAGACGACTGAGGAATTTCGTACCTAAACTGTTGAAGAAAACACTGTCGATCTAGAATTGGACAAATACACTATTACTAGACGTAGGTAAAGTTTGCACGTCATAATTCCCTAACTCGCGCAGGCCTTCGTGAACTGGTTCAGGGACGGCGACAACACGGACAACCACGTATTCTTCGTGTTGAGCTTGCTGTTCGCCATCAGCCTGTCGATGTCCCTGACGTTCGCCTGGCTGGAAGCCACCCATCGGATGGCCAACATGTCCCTGCTGCTGACGGTGCCACTGGGAATCGCCTTCGCCGTCCACAGCTTTCTGTGGGCATCCCTAGCTCTCTACTGCCTATGGTACGACATGCACTAATGCGAAGCACGGCATGCGCTCATGAAGGGGCCCTacaaacacttttccaagtaatcttcGGATGGCTTTATTAAAAGAGCAAGAATCGacggccgcaaaattttttcagaatctgtcaagtacgagcggagttacagggatgtattccacgcttcaagcgctttctctcgctTAACGGACTACTTAGAGGAACATCACATCCTTCCTGACACCATGTTTGGCTTTCGCCCGCATCTTTCAGCTCAAGATGTTCTTTTACAGCTCAAACATGAGATAATCGACCTACCTACGCCAGGTgcccgaagacaagaaagagCCATTCTAGCAATCGATTTTaagaaggccttcgataacgtaAGGCACTACACCATCATGACTAACTTGATAGAACTCGGCTGTGGACCAAGAATGTATGCATACGTCAAAGCTTTCTTAGAAGGACGAACGGCCACAATACATATAGGTGATCTATCTTCACAACCTATCACCATGGGTAACCGCGGCACCCCCCAAGGCGCAGTGATATCCCCACTCTTATTTAATATTGCCCTTCTTAAACTACCGCATGCCTTACAACAAATTCCGGGAATCCACCACGCCCTGTACgcagatgatgtcaccatatggtcTAAGGGCCCACTACAACTCATAGAGACCAACCTGCAAAAAGCAGCCTCGACTGTCCAGTTAATCGGTAACGCAGCGGGCCTTGAATGCTCCCCCTCTAAGTTAGAATTGCTTGTCTTCCGGCACAGATATTCGAAAACCACACATCTCAAAATTAAGATAGAGGACACCTACGTCGAGGAAGTCAGAAACATCAGAATCCTAGGAGCATACTTTAGCAACAAAGGAAACAACGGGATCCCAATACAGAAACTTAGGAACAGGTGCCTCCAAATTTCCCGCATGATTAGCCGGATTGCCAATAAGCACAGAGGGCTGAAGGAACACGACCTCCTACGCCTTTTTCAAGCTTTTGTAGTCAGCCTTGTAACATACAGCTATACCTACCTACAAATATCCAGGACATATGAACAAAAGATCGACACCATATTGCGCGATACCCTCAAAAAGGCACTGAAGCTCCCTAGATGGACGTCTACAGAACGACTCCAACAACTGGGAATTCACAACACCGCAGCTGAGCTATTCAAAGCCCATCTCGACAATAAAATAATCAGACTAGCCCTCTCCAGAACTGGCATGGCGGTGCTTTCTAAACTGAACATCACACCACCAACGCATGTTAGGAACAAACATAGGCTGCCGGAGGCATGGCGGACAGGCATCATCATCAAGCCTCTTCCTCGGAATATGAACCCCACATTCCATGCAGATAGGCGCAAAGCCAGAGCCAAAGCCCATGATAAATACTCAGATGACGAGAGCGCCTTTTTCGTGGACGCCGCCCGGTCACAAACAGGACAGTGCACGGTGGCAGTAGTCAACCAGGGGCAATGTGTCGACTGCGTATCTACCATACAGGATGATGTTACAAGCATGGAGGAGGTCGCTATCGCCCTCGCGCTCAGAAACCCAGCGTCAACCTTCGTCCTTACGGACTCAATGACGGTTTATCGCAACTACCTTAAAGGCAAAATCAGTCCTCTAGCACGCAGAATACTTTCACGAGCAGCAGAAGGCCGTACTGAGGGGGACTGGAAACAAGTCATATggatacctggccactgtggagtCAGAGGCAACGAGCTAGCTCATGCCTCCGCCCGAGCTCTCTTACCCCGGGACTCTACCTTCAGTGTAGGGACTCCAGCCCCTCCAGATCAGACGGCCCACCTGACCACATACACTGAAATATTACAAAACCAAAGGCTTGCGCGGAGGAAATATCCTCCACCACATCCTCAACTCAGTAAAGCCGCACAGGTAGCCTGGCGCCGCTTACAAACGTTATCGTATGCCAACCCACACATACTCTCCAAAATCGACCCTGACAAGtacccctcaccaacatgcaggcTATGCAACACCAATCTAGCTACACTTTATCACATGGCATGGGAGTGCCAGTGCAACACATCCAAAACAGATTTCTTTAAGGATTTCAGTAGAGATGGATGGAAGGCGGCACTGTCCAGCCCGGACCGGGGGGTCCaagaggccctggtggcccgcgcaaggaccggggcgcaagccaatgggatcccggactagggactccacccattcagcaatatgtataataaagtttttcatcatcatcatcagatcaGCCAATTGCCGTGGACTTTGactttatggcgcggtcatttggatttatggcaccat
It encodes the following:
- the LOC119404110 gene encoding uncharacterized protein LOC119404110 encodes the protein MMTPYPAPIAAMHVNPAPHPPAVSAPAVDSTAHGASPAEADVTAGPSSTAATAAATAGPQNETSQKPFTWKTNPALLARQETAARQVPSRQSSSRRHISDVRHTGAIRGTYNATAYPCDTCRYHFDIRLDRREAFVNWFRDGDNTDNHVFFVLSLLFAISLSMSLTFAWLEATHRMANMSLLLTVPLGIAFAVHSFLWASLALYCLWLYPRAFWRWKNQTLPLVAQHFLRMTTTPDPAADQVP